The following are encoded together in the Lactuca sativa cultivar Salinas chromosome 1, Lsat_Salinas_v11, whole genome shotgun sequence genome:
- the LOC111910624 gene encoding uncharacterized protein LOC111910624, producing the protein MSTIPVGSSSTIPTANQLVYAVTNVYNQFSFKLSVDGSKYKLWRRTFLDICKGAKVSGHITGKSKPNGAKDEDWEALDSRMSRMLQLQDQFRNTKKGTSTITEFCHTLKNLADAFADVESPITEIELVMQILRQLPASFLVLT; encoded by the exons ATGAGTACCATACCCGTTGGATCATCTTCCACCATTCCGACTGCCAATCAACTTGTCTATGCAGTCACTAACGTTTACAATCAGTTTAGCTTCAAGTTGTCAGTTGATGGATCGAAATACAAACTATGGCGTCGCACTTTCCTTGATATTTGTAAAGGTGCCAAAGTTAGTGGCCATATTACTGGCAAATCCAAGCCAAATGGTGCAAAAGATGAAGATTGGGAAGCTCTTGATTCGCGG atGTCGCGTAtgcttcaacttcaagatcaatTTCGCAACACCAAGAAAGGCACTTCCACCATCACCGAGTTTTGCCATACATTGAAAAATCTTGCAGATGCTTTTGCCGATGTTGAATCCCCCATTACCGAAATCGAGCTTGTAATGCAAATCTTAAGGCAACTTCCCGCATCCTTTCTCGTGCTGACATGA